The Leptospira stimsonii genome includes the window TGCCCAAATAGCCAAATAAGCCGATAAAACCTGCCGCGGTTCCAACCGCTTTCTTCGAAGTAAAATCGAGTCCCGCAACTCCCAAGAGCATAACCGGAGGATAAATAAAAAAACCGACGACTCCGAATAATGTCAGATCGAGCCAAAGATGGCCGGGAGGAGTGAAGAGCAATCCGGTCAAAGCGAATAAAATGGGAACCATACATAGAAAACTGACCATCCCTCTTTTTCCACCGAGCTTATCGGAACCCCAACCGACCAAGAGCGTGGATCCGATTCCGGCGAATTCATAAATCAGAGTACTGACTCCTCCTTTTTCCAAAGTGGCTCCTTTGGCAAATTTTAGATAGGTTGGACCAATATCCGTTAGGCTGTAACGAACCACGTAAACAAAAAAATTCGCGAACGCAAAAGTCCATATATAATAATTTTTGAATACGGATTGAACGATAATCTCTCGAAAGCTCAGCTCCCTTTCTTGATCTGCAACAGGAATTCTTAAATCTCTCTCCGGGTCTTCCTGATATTCCTCGATGGAGGGAAGACCGACGGATTGTGGAGTGTCCATCAATCGAAAAAGAAGATAGACCGCAGTTACGATCGCAATCGACGCAGGAATATAGAATGCGTTTCTCCAACCCCACCAAGAAGCGCTGTACGCCGCGACCACGCCGACCAAACCACCGCCGACGTTATGCGCTATGTTCCAAATGGCAAACTTGGATCCCCTTTCGGCGACTCCGAACCAATGTCCAAGAGATCTTCCG containing:
- a CDS encoding MFS transporter produces the protein MSALFRWILPAKPKPLLPPEMIEERYPRFRWRILEATFIGYAVFYLVRNNFPVVSKEMGEALHYSQEQITNILAVTAITYGLGKFIMGALSDRSNPRFFMPLGLILTAVCNLFFGASSNYETHFYLWALNGFVQGMGWPPCGRSLGHWFGVAERGSKFAIWNIAHNVGGGLVGVVAAYSASWWGWRNAFYIPASIAIVTAVYLLFRLMDTPQSVGLPSIEEYQEDPERDLRIPVADQERELSFREIIVQSVFKNYYIWTFAFANFFVYVVRYSLTDIGPTYLKFAKGATLEKGGVSTLIYEFAGIGSTLLVGWGSDKLGGKRGMVSFLCMVPILFALTGLLFTPPGHLWLDLTLFGVVGFFIYPPVMLLGVAGLDFTSKKAVGTAAGFIGLFGYLGRTSLSKAVGWMSKQEGFHWEQSIYLIIGSTLIALALLAVTWSWKPKA